The Brachybacterium huguangmaarense genome contains a region encoding:
- the arc gene encoding proteasome ATPase yields the protein MSIVKTYQDLTTELEKYAAQNDRLVASLRSARAQIVQLRSDLERIGDPPNSYATFLRAAEGTTVDVLHNGRRLRIATSAELDLPALVPGTELRLNESLVAVEAVARQDAGSVVTVLEDLPDGRVLVQVASEDQRALRRSGELADVSLHPGDHVLVDLKSQMVLEEIERAEITDLVLEQIPDISFEDIGGLAEQIETIRDAVELPFLHQGLYREYGLRPPKGVLLYGPPGCGKTMIAKAVAHELAVRSAEARGVDAAEALRGSYFLNVKGPELLNKYVGETERSIRLVFERARERASAGNPVVVFFDEMESLFRTRGTGVSSDVETTIVPQLLAEIDGVESLENVIVIGASNREDMIDPAILRPGRLDVKVRVRRPDAGAAREILALYLDERVPLREDATALLDLAIELIYADGPATAFVRLDYSDGSSEVLHFKDFVSGATLRNIVDRAKKNAVKDFLATGVAGISGAHLRAAVEDEFAENEDLPSGAHPDDWARISGRRGRRVEQVAPLHGALDELPGVGASSDAETIDA from the coding sequence ATGAGCATCGTGAAGACCTATCAGGACCTGACCACCGAGCTGGAGAAGTACGCCGCGCAGAACGACCGCCTGGTTGCGAGCCTCCGCTCGGCGCGTGCCCAGATCGTGCAGCTGCGGTCCGACCTCGAGCGCATCGGCGACCCGCCCAACTCGTACGCGACGTTCCTGCGCGCAGCCGAGGGGACCACGGTCGACGTGCTGCACAACGGCCGGCGCCTGCGCATCGCGACGAGCGCCGAGCTCGACCTGCCCGCGCTCGTGCCCGGCACCGAGCTGCGGCTGAACGAGTCGCTCGTCGCGGTCGAGGCCGTCGCCCGGCAGGACGCCGGGAGCGTCGTGACCGTGCTCGAGGATCTGCCCGACGGTCGCGTCCTGGTCCAGGTCGCGAGCGAGGACCAGCGAGCCCTGCGGCGCTCGGGCGAGCTCGCCGACGTGTCCCTGCACCCCGGCGACCACGTGCTCGTCGACCTCAAGTCCCAGATGGTGCTCGAGGAGATCGAGCGCGCCGAGATCACCGACCTCGTGCTCGAGCAGATCCCGGACATCTCCTTCGAGGACATCGGCGGCCTGGCCGAGCAGATCGAGACCATCCGCGACGCCGTCGAGCTGCCGTTCCTCCACCAGGGCCTGTACCGCGAGTACGGGCTGCGCCCGCCCAAGGGCGTGCTGCTGTACGGCCCGCCCGGATGCGGCAAGACGATGATCGCCAAGGCCGTCGCCCACGAGCTCGCGGTCCGCTCCGCCGAGGCGCGCGGGGTCGACGCCGCCGAGGCGCTGCGCGGCAGCTACTTCCTCAACGTCAAGGGCCCCGAGCTGCTCAACAAGTACGTCGGCGAGACCGAGCGGTCCATCCGGCTCGTGTTCGAGCGCGCCCGCGAGCGGGCGAGCGCCGGCAACCCCGTCGTGGTGTTCTTCGACGAGATGGAGTCGCTGTTCCGCACGCGCGGCACGGGCGTCTCGAGCGACGTCGAGACGACGATCGTGCCCCAGCTGCTCGCCGAGATTGACGGCGTCGAGAGCCTCGAGAACGTGATCGTGATCGGCGCCTCCAACCGCGAGGACATGATCGACCCGGCGATCCTGCGCCCCGGCCGCCTCGACGTGAAGGTCCGCGTGCGCCGCCCCGACGCGGGCGCGGCCCGCGAGATCCTCGCCCTCTACCTCGACGAGCGGGTCCCGTTGCGCGAGGACGCGACGGCGCTGCTCGACCTCGCGATCGAGCTGATCTACGCCGACGGACCCGCGACCGCCTTCGTGCGCCTGGACTACTCCGACGGGAGCAGCGAGGTCCTGCACTTCAAGGACTTCGTCTCCGGCGCTACCCTGCGCAACATCGTCGACCGGGCGAAGAAGAACGCGGTCAAGGACTTCCTCGCCACGGGCGTGGCCGGGATCTCCGGAGCCCACCTGCGCGCCGCCGTCGAGGACGAGTTCGCCGAGAACGAGGACCTGCCCTCGGGCGCCCACCCGGACGACTGGGCGCGTATCTCCGGGCGGCGCGGCCGCCGCGTCGAGCAGGTGGCGCCGCTGCACGGCGCCCTCGACGAGCTGCCCGGCGTGGGCGCCTCGAGCGACGCGGAGACGATCGATGCCTGA
- the dop gene encoding depupylase/deamidase Dop has translation MPEPRSDARLTTRRVMGIETEFGVLHADAAQRAEPAATSAIMLSHLAVGAYALLGDDPARRGRRVRWDYGDETPLRDARGFELTRAAAHPTQLTDQVRDAHVPMMDVPSVDADAPLPAREEAPEGDDSAILAWAVRRSVGNAVLSNGARLYVDHAHPEYSSPEVTSAREGLVYDRAGELIAVEAMRRLDAAERVPSVVLYKNNTDSKGASYGTHENYLLDRDIPFGGVVEALVPFFATRAVITGSGRVGIGTRGQQPGFQISSRADFFEAEVGLETTLNRPIVNSRDEPHADARRHRRLHVIIGDATLVETATYLKLGITSLVLAALEAEHRDGTAILPRISLADPVEAVHAVSHDPTLRVTVATTDGEQLTALQIQRRYAEAIAAHADRSDPETADVLAQWTELLDLLAEDPRRAADRVEWAAKLTLLDGYRQRHGLTWDDPRLMMIDLQFSDLRPERSLYARLRAGGSVRTLVADEEVARAVHEPPATTRAHLRGALIAAHPDAVTSAGWDVLTLAGATSGARLRLADPLLGSADWCTEHGIDPSSDPDTVLAALRRAVADPPSIHHPRHEEQS, from the coding sequence ATGCCTGAGCCGCGGTCCGACGCCCGCCTCACGACGCGCCGTGTGATGGGCATCGAGACGGAGTTCGGGGTGCTGCACGCCGACGCCGCCCAGCGCGCCGAGCCGGCCGCGACGTCGGCGATCATGCTCTCCCACCTCGCGGTCGGCGCCTACGCGCTGCTCGGCGACGACCCCGCCCGCCGCGGTCGCCGCGTGCGCTGGGACTACGGCGACGAGACGCCCCTGCGGGACGCCCGCGGCTTCGAGCTGACGCGCGCCGCCGCGCACCCCACCCAGCTCACCGACCAGGTGCGCGACGCGCACGTGCCGATGATGGACGTGCCCAGCGTGGACGCCGACGCGCCGCTCCCGGCCCGCGAGGAGGCGCCCGAGGGCGACGACTCGGCGATCCTGGCCTGGGCCGTGCGCCGCTCGGTCGGCAACGCCGTGCTCTCCAACGGCGCCCGCCTCTACGTCGACCACGCCCACCCCGAGTACTCCTCGCCCGAGGTCACGTCGGCCCGCGAGGGTCTCGTCTACGACCGCGCGGGCGAGCTCATCGCGGTCGAGGCGATGCGCCGACTCGACGCCGCCGAGCGCGTGCCCTCGGTCGTGCTGTACAAGAACAACACCGACTCCAAGGGCGCCTCGTACGGCACCCACGAGAACTACCTGCTCGACCGCGACATCCCCTTCGGGGGCGTCGTCGAGGCGCTCGTCCCGTTCTTCGCGACGCGCGCCGTGATCACGGGCTCGGGCCGGGTGGGGATCGGCACCCGCGGGCAGCAGCCCGGCTTCCAGATCTCCTCGCGCGCCGACTTCTTCGAGGCCGAGGTCGGTCTCGAGACGACCCTGAACCGCCCGATCGTCAACTCGCGCGACGAGCCCCATGCCGACGCCCGGCGCCACCGGCGCCTGCACGTCATCATCGGCGACGCGACCCTGGTCGAGACCGCCACCTACCTCAAGCTCGGCATCACGAGCCTCGTGCTCGCGGCGCTCGAGGCCGAGCACCGGGACGGGACGGCGATCCTCCCGCGGATCTCGCTCGCCGACCCCGTCGAGGCCGTGCACGCCGTCAGCCACGACCCGACGCTGCGCGTCACGGTCGCCACGACCGACGGCGAGCAGCTCACGGCGCTCCAGATCCAGCGTCGCTACGCCGAGGCGATCGCGGCGCACGCCGACCGGTCGGACCCGGAGACCGCCGACGTCCTCGCCCAGTGGACCGAGCTGCTCGACCTGCTCGCGGAGGACCCGCGCCGTGCCGCCGATCGCGTCGAGTGGGCCGCCAAGCTCACCCTGCTCGACGGCTACCGCCAGCGCCACGGCCTCACCTGGGACGACCCGCGCCTGATGATGATCGACCTGCAGTTCTCCGACCTGCGCCCCGAGCGCAGCCTGTACGCACGGCTGCGCGCGGGGGGATCCGTCCGCACCCTCGTGGCAGACGAGGAGGTCGCGCGGGCCGTCCACGAGCCGCCCGCGACCACGCGCGCCCACCTGCGCGGCGCGCTCATCGCGGCCCATCCCGACGCCGTCACCTCCGCCGGCTGGGACGTCCTCACCCTCGCGGGCGCCACGAGCGGAGCCCGGCTGCGCCTGGCCGACCCGCTCCTGGGGAGCGCCGACTGGTGCACGGAGCACGGCATCGACCCCTCGTCCGACCCCGACACGGTGCTCGCCGCCCTGCGTCGCGCCGTCGCGGACCCGCCCTCCATCCACCACCCCCGACACGAGGAGCAGTCATGA
- a CDS encoding ubiquitin-like protein Pup — MTQQSLNGPGPGDDEETGDLAAGAGQTFASAQASDDLLDEIDSVLESNAETFVRSFVQKGGQ; from the coding sequence ATGACCCAGCAGTCCCTGAACGGCCCCGGCCCCGGCGACGACGAGGAGACCGGCGACCTCGCCGCGGGCGCCGGCCAGACCTTCGCCTCCGCCCAGGCGAGCGACGACCTGCTCGACGAGATCGACTCCGTGCTGGAGTCCAACGCCGAGACCTTCGTGCGGTCCTTCGTCCAGAAGGGCGGCCAGTGA